Proteins encoded within one genomic window of Brenneria nigrifluens DSM 30175 = ATCC 13028:
- a CDS encoding decarboxylating cobalt-precorrin-6B (C(15))-methyltransferase: MKDEEFLRGQRVPMTKEPVRLLALERLELEEAALLIDVGAGTGSVALEAARRFPRLRVAAIERNAAALALIEENCRRFGCRNVGIISGVAPLPLEVMADAVFIGGSGGRLTALIDWALAHLHPGGRLVLTFILLDNLNQALAHLGQLPVNALECAQLQVSALTPLGDGHYFKPANPTYLISCRKEANHA, translated from the coding sequence ATGAAAGATGAAGAATTTTTACGCGGCCAGCGCGTCCCGATGACCAAAGAGCCGGTGCGCTTACTGGCGCTGGAACGGCTGGAACTGGAGGAGGCGGCGTTGCTGATTGACGTCGGCGCCGGAACCGGCAGCGTGGCGCTGGAGGCGGCGCGGCGTTTTCCCCGGCTTCGGGTCGCGGCGATTGAGCGCAATGCGGCGGCGCTGGCGCTGATTGAGGAAAATTGCCGACGCTTCGGCTGCCGCAACGTGGGGATTATCTCCGGCGTCGCGCCGCTGCCGCTGGAGGTCATGGCCGATGCGGTGTTTATCGGCGGCAGCGGCGGCAGGCTTACCGCGCTGATTGACTGGGCGCTGGCGCATCTGCATCCCGGCGGCCGTCTGGTGCTGACCTTTATCCTGCTGGATAACCTCAACCAGGCGCTGGCGCATTTGGGGCAACTGCCGGTGAACGCCCTGGAATGCGCGCAGTTACAGGTTTCCGCGCTGACGCCGCTGGGCGACGGCCATTATTTTAAACCGGCCAACCCCACCTATCTTATTTCTTGCCGCAAGGAGGCAAACCATGCCTGA
- a CDS encoding cobalt-precorrin-4 methyltransferase yields MPEQESITPDVSNAKNFDTRKVWFVGAGPGDRELITLQGYRLLQQADVVIYAGSLINTELLDYCSPQAECHDSAVLALGDIVALMVDGVRAGKLVVRLQTGDLSLYGSIREQGEALAQQDIGFVSVPGVSAFLGAAAQLGVEYTVPQVAQSLIITRIEGRTPMPPLEQLEAFAAHQTSMAIFLSVQNIDGVAARLIAGGYPATTPAAVVYKATWPESRTVRGTLADIAEQARAAAIQKTALILVGAFLGDEYHYSRLYDAEFSHEYRPA; encoded by the coding sequence ATGCCTGAACAGGAAAGCATCACGCCTGACGTGAGCAACGCTAAAAACTTTGATACCCGCAAGGTATGGTTCGTGGGCGCCGGGCCCGGCGACCGCGAATTGATTACGCTGCAAGGCTATCGCCTGTTGCAGCAGGCGGACGTGGTGATCTACGCCGGGTCGCTGATTAATACCGAATTGCTCGACTACTGCTCGCCGCAGGCGGAATGCCACGACAGCGCCGTGCTGGCGCTGGGCGACATCGTCGCGCTGATGGTGGACGGCGTGCGCGCCGGCAAGCTGGTGGTGCGGCTGCAAACCGGCGATCTCTCGCTGTATGGTTCGATTCGCGAGCAAGGGGAGGCGCTGGCGCAACAGGATATCGGCTTCGTTTCGGTGCCGGGCGTCAGCGCGTTTCTGGGGGCGGCCGCCCAGCTCGGGGTGGAGTACACCGTGCCGCAAGTGGCGCAGAGCCTGATTATCACCCGCATTGAGGGGCGCACGCCGATGCCGCCGCTGGAGCAGTTGGAGGCGTTTGCCGCGCACCAAACCTCGATGGCGATTTTCCTGTCGGTGCAGAATATCGACGGGGTGGCGGCACGGCTGATCGCCGGCGGCTACCCGGCAACCACGCCGGCGGCGGTGGTGTACAAGGCCACCTGGCCGGAAAGCCGCACGGTGCGCGGCACGCTGGCGGATATCGCCGAGCAGGCGCGCGCCGCCGCCATTCAAAAAACCGCGCTGATTCTGGTGGGCGCCTTTCTCGGCGATGAGTACCACTATTCCCGGCTCTATGACGCGGAGTTTAGCCATGAATACCGCCCGGCCTGA
- the cbiK gene encoding sirohydrochlorin cobaltochelatase, with protein sequence MKKALLIISFGTSYPQTRQKNIDACERHLAAAYPERELFRAFTSEMIIRKLRERDGLRVDNPAQALNRLAQAGYQDVALQSLHVINGDEYEKVATEARAFAPRFQRLALGAPLLSGFDDYRQIMTALRGQMPPLAADERVVFMGHGASHHAFSAYACLDHLMASQQFPALVGAVESYPEIDHIILRLQQQEVRKVHLMPLMLVAGDHAINDMASDEEASWKSRLEAAGIAAQCWLQGLGENPQIREMFARHLDAALRRNDREAA encoded by the coding sequence ATGAAAAAAGCACTGCTGATTATCAGTTTCGGCACCAGCTACCCGCAAACCCGGCAGAAGAACATTGACGCCTGCGAGCGGCATCTGGCGGCCGCCTACCCCGAACGGGAGCTGTTTCGCGCTTTCACGTCGGAAATGATTATCCGCAAGCTGCGGGAGCGCGACGGTCTGCGGGTGGATAACCCGGCGCAGGCGCTCAACCGGCTGGCGCAGGCGGGCTACCAGGACGTGGCGCTGCAGTCGCTGCATGTGATCAACGGCGATGAGTATGAAAAGGTGGCTACGGAGGCGCGGGCGTTTGCGCCCCGTTTCCAGCGGTTGGCGCTGGGCGCGCCGCTGCTCAGCGGCTTTGATGACTACCGGCAGATAATGACCGCGCTGCGCGGGCAGATGCCGCCGCTGGCCGCCGATGAGCGGGTGGTGTTTATGGGGCACGGCGCCAGCCATCACGCGTTTTCAGCCTATGCCTGCCTCGATCACCTGATGGCGTCGCAGCAGTTTCCCGCGCTGGTGGGGGCGGTGGAAAGCTATCCGGAAATCGACCATATCATTCTGCGCCTGCAACAGCAGGAAGTGCGTAAGGTTCACCTGATGCCGCTGATGCTGGTGGCGGGGGATCACGCCATCAACGACATGGCGTCGGATGAGGAGGCGTCGTGGAAATCACGGCTGGAGGCGGCGGGGATCGCCGCCCAGTGCTGGTTGCAAGGGCTGGGGGAAAACCCGCAGATCCGCGAGATGTTCGCCCGGCATCTTGACGCCGCGCTGCGCCGCAACGACCGGGAGGCGGCATGA
- a CDS encoding precorrin-3B C(17)-methyltransferase has translation MLTVIGIGPGSEAMMTQEAIAAIQQAEIVVGYKTYTHLVKRLTGDKQVIKTGMCKEIERCQTAIDLALSGRNVALISSGDAGIYGMAGLVLELVGQQRLDLEVRLVAGITASIAAASLLGAPLMHDFCHISLSDLLTPWPVIEKRIVAAAQADFVICFYNPRSRGREGHLARAFALMAPWTAVQTPVGVVKAAGRKKEEKWITTFGAMDFTPVDMTSLVIVGNKTTYCRDGLMITPRGYEL, from the coding sequence ATGTTAACCGTAATCGGCATCGGGCCGGGCAGCGAAGCCATGATGACGCAGGAAGCCATTGCGGCGATTCAGCAAGCGGAAATCGTGGTGGGATACAAAACCTACACCCATCTGGTGAAACGCCTGACCGGCGACAAGCAGGTGATCAAAACCGGCATGTGCAAAGAGATCGAACGCTGTCAGACGGCCATCGATCTGGCGCTGTCCGGCCGCAACGTCGCGCTGATCAGCAGCGGCGACGCCGGTATTTACGGCATGGCCGGGCTGGTGCTGGAACTGGTCGGCCAGCAGCGTTTGGATCTTGAGGTGCGGCTGGTGGCGGGCATCACCGCCAGCATCGCCGCCGCGTCGCTGCTGGGCGCGCCGCTGATGCACGATTTCTGCCATATCAGCCTGAGCGATCTGCTGACGCCGTGGCCGGTGATTGAAAAGCGCATCGTCGCGGCGGCGCAGGCCGACTTCGTGATCTGTTTCTACAACCCGCGCAGCCGCGGCCGCGAAGGGCATCTGGCGCGGGCGTTTGCTCTGATGGCGCCCTGGACGGCGGTGCAGACGCCGGTCGGGGTGGTCAAGGCGGCCGGACGCAAGAAAGAAGAGAAATGGATCACCACCTTCGGCGCGATGGACTTCACGCCGGTGGATATGACCAGTCTGGTGATTGTCGGCAATAAAACCACCTACTGCCGCGACGGGCTGATGATCACCCCCAGAGGCTATGAACTGTGA
- a CDS encoding cobalt-factor II C(20)-methyltransferase produces MTRGRLYALGVGPGAADLITVRAARLLATLDILYAPAGRKGGDSLALSIVREYLAPATEIRTRHFPMRAENDEKEAVWDEMAQRLTDDVADGKRVGFITLGDAMLFSTWVFLLARIGRQPWLEIVPGVTSFAAIAARAALPLAMEKQSLAVMPCTAPPAQLEQALIAHDCVVLMKVYGHFAALRELLARLDLLDHALLMSDASLPGERCWRRLDQVGDEQKLPYFSTILVNKSWRSEE; encoded by the coding sequence ATGACGCGCGGCAGGCTGTACGCCCTGGGCGTCGGTCCCGGCGCCGCCGATTTGATCACCGTGCGTGCCGCCCGTCTGCTCGCCACCCTCGATATTCTGTATGCGCCGGCGGGACGCAAAGGCGGAGACAGTCTGGCCTTATCCATCGTGCGCGAGTATCTGGCGCCGGCGACGGAAATCCGCACCCGCCATTTTCCCATGCGCGCCGAAAACGACGAAAAAGAAGCGGTGTGGGACGAGATGGCGCAACGGCTAACGGACGACGTCGCCGACGGCAAGCGGGTGGGTTTTATCACCCTGGGGGACGCGATGCTGTTCAGCACCTGGGTGTTCCTGCTGGCGCGGATTGGGCGGCAGCCGTGGCTGGAGATTGTGCCGGGGGTGACCTCCTTCGCCGCCATCGCCGCGCGCGCCGCATTGCCGCTGGCGATGGAAAAACAGTCGCTGGCGGTGATGCCTTGCACCGCACCGCCGGCGCAGTTGGAACAGGCGCTTATCGCCCATGACTGCGTGGTGCTGATGAAGGTCTACGGCCATTTCGCCGCGCTGCGCGAGCTGCTGGCGCGGCTTGATCTTTTGGATCACGCCCTGCTGATGTCCGACGCCTCGCTGCCGGGCGAACGATGCTGGCGCCGTCTGGATCAGGTGGGCGACGAGCAGAAATTACCCTATTTCTCCACCATTCTGGTGAATAAATCCTGGCGTTCTGAGGAGTAA
- a CDS encoding cobalt-precorrin-6A reductase has protein sequence MSDPAIHIFGGTSDARLICRALDAAGERYRLSVATATGEQLAGDIAGEVVVGRMDADAITDYLAARRVRWVIDASHPYADALHHNVAAACRRLSLPLTRYQRPSDIDAIDHPLLHKVESLDAACAVARSLGPRVLLTTGSKELAAWRQRLPEKYLLARVLPTAAVLAQCEALGLGVEQIIAQCGPFSAEFNQALYRHCRPDVVITKESGAPGGYRQKVAPCLALNIPCIVVRRPAASADAQEQVATLEAFIRRLADWQRERGK, from the coding sequence GTGAGCGACCCGGCGATCCATATCTTCGGCGGCACCAGCGACGCCCGGCTGATTTGCCGCGCGCTGGACGCCGCTGGCGAGCGCTACCGGCTTTCCGTCGCCACGGCGACGGGCGAACAGCTGGCGGGCGACATTGCGGGCGAGGTGGTGGTCGGGCGCATGGATGCGGACGCCATAACGGACTACCTTGCCGCGCGGCGGGTGCGCTGGGTGATTGACGCCTCGCACCCCTACGCCGACGCGCTGCATCACAACGTGGCGGCGGCCTGTCGCCGTTTATCCCTGCCGCTGACCCGCTATCAGCGGCCCAGCGACATTGACGCCATCGACCATCCGCTGCTGCACAAGGTGGAGAGCCTTGACGCGGCCTGCGCCGTCGCCCGTTCGCTGGGGCCGCGCGTACTGCTGACCACCGGCAGCAAGGAACTGGCGGCCTGGCGGCAACGGCTGCCGGAAAAGTACCTGCTGGCGCGGGTGTTGCCGACGGCGGCGGTGCTGGCGCAGTGCGAGGCGCTGGGGCTGGGGGTGGAGCAGATTATCGCCCAGTGCGGGCCGTTCAGCGCCGAATTTAATCAGGCGCTGTATCGACACTGTCGGCCGGACGTGGTGATCACCAAAGAGTCCGGCGCGCCGGGCGGCTACCGGCAAAAGGTGGCGCCCTGTCTGGCATTGAATATTCCCTGCATCGTGGTGCGCCGCCCCGCGGCGTCGGCGGACGCGCAGGAACAGGTCGCCACGCTGGAGGCGTTTATCCGGCGGCTGGCCGACTGGCAGAGAGAACGAGGAAAATAG
- the cbiG gene encoding cobalt-precorrin 5A hydrolase — MNTARPESIALFCLTPGGVRLARRIRAHMPLTCFTSEKLLEPGFIAFDGSFADTLRAAFHHYAALVVIGATGIAVRAIAPLLNDKLTDPAVVVIDERGQHVISLLSGHIGGANALTRRLADLLGAEAVITTATDVNQLAALDTLAAELEAELADFRAAVKTVNQMLVSGRRVGLWWDEPLLGERSRCDVRGFIPVARLDAPPPLDALVCVTLRDRLPEPPLPVFKLVPRRVVAGIGCRRNTALQTLEELLSSQLAENRLDPLALRAIGSVEIKRDETALQQLAQRRGVPFTLFGVDALRPHERRFPASEFVRRTLGVGSVSQPVAWLMSGGNLIGPTLRQQGVTITLGIAWGVAQC; from the coding sequence ATGAATACCGCCCGGCCTGAGTCGATAGCGCTGTTCTGTCTGACGCCCGGCGGCGTACGTCTCGCCCGGCGCATCCGGGCGCATATGCCGCTGACCTGCTTTACCAGCGAAAAACTGCTGGAACCGGGATTTATCGCCTTTGACGGCAGCTTCGCCGACACCCTGCGCGCCGCCTTTCACCACTACGCCGCGCTGGTGGTGATCGGCGCGACCGGCATCGCGGTGCGGGCGATTGCGCCGCTGTTAAACGACAAGCTGACCGACCCGGCGGTGGTGGTGATCGACGAACGGGGACAGCACGTTATCAGCCTGCTCTCCGGCCACATCGGCGGCGCCAACGCGCTGACCCGCCGTCTGGCGGATCTGCTGGGGGCCGAGGCGGTGATCACCACCGCCACCGATGTCAACCAACTGGCGGCGCTGGATACGCTGGCCGCGGAGCTGGAGGCGGAGCTGGCGGATTTCCGTGCGGCGGTAAAAACGGTGAACCAGATGCTGGTCAGCGGCCGGCGCGTCGGGCTGTGGTGGGACGAGCCGCTGCTCGGCGAGCGCTCGCGCTGCGATGTGCGCGGGTTTATCCCGGTGGCGCGTCTTGATGCGCCGCCGCCGTTGGACGCGCTGGTATGCGTCACCCTGCGCGACCGGCTGCCTGAACCGCCGCTGCCGGTTTTCAAGCTGGTGCCGCGCCGGGTGGTGGCGGGCATCGGCTGCCGGCGGAACACCGCGCTGCAAACGCTGGAGGAACTGCTGTCGAGTCAGCTGGCGGAAAACCGCCTTGATCCCCTGGCGCTGCGGGCCATCGGCAGCGTCGAGATTAAGCGGGACGAAACGGCGTTGCAGCAACTGGCGCAGCGCCGCGGCGTGCCTTTTACGCTGTTCGGCGTCGATGCGCTGCGTCCGCATGAACGGCGTTTTCCGGCCTCCGAATTTGTGCGTCGCACGCTGGGCGTCGGCAGCGTTTCGCAACCGGTGGCCTGGCTGATGAGCGGCGGCAACCTGATTGGTCCTACCCTGCGTCAGCAGGGGGTCACCATTACTTTGGGAATAGCTTGGGGAGTAGCGCAATGTTAA